The proteins below are encoded in one region of Candidatus Cloacimonas sp.:
- the murA gene encoding UDP-N-acetylglucosamine 1-carboxyvinyltransferase, whose translation MERFIIEGNRDLKGTIYVSGAKNAVLPAMAACLLAPGKSVLRNVPDLIDIKTMSHLLRIIGARVDFENGNMSIDSRDVCFSEAPYELVSKMRASIYVLGPLLARLKEAKVSFPGGCAIGTRPIDLHLQAMEALGAHISVDFGYINARTDALQGNDIYFSKSSVGATINALMAAVLAKGKTRIFNAAMEPEVDSTVDLLNKMGAKITGRETTTLEIEGVAELFPVEMTIIPDRIEAGTFLIAGALSNNPVTVANCEPAHLSAVLKKLREAGCEMEMEDKAITVIPPASIKPVNLMTLPYPGFPTDLQAQFTVLMSLAEGVSFIEDTIFPERYMHIAELNRLQANIKIDRNIAAVRGVKELSGAEVMATDLRASAALVLAGMVAKGTTIISRIYHIDRGYEQIEKKLNSIGAKINREEVS comes from the coding sequence ATGGAACGCTTTATAATTGAAGGAAACCGCGATTTAAAAGGAACAATCTATGTTAGCGGAGCCAAAAATGCAGTTTTACCTGCTATGGCTGCCTGCCTTTTAGCACCGGGAAAATCGGTTTTGCGTAATGTTCCCGATTTGATAGACATCAAAACGATGTCCCATCTGTTAAGAATTATCGGAGCCCGAGTTGATTTTGAAAACGGCAATATGAGTATTGATTCGCGGGATGTTTGTTTTTCGGAAGCGCCTTATGAACTGGTTAGTAAAATGCGTGCCTCAATTTATGTTTTGGGACCTCTTTTAGCGCGTTTAAAGGAAGCTAAAGTTTCTTTTCCCGGTGGCTGTGCTATTGGCACCCGACCCATTGACTTACATTTACAGGCAATGGAAGCATTGGGAGCACACATCTCCGTGGACTTTGGTTATATAAACGCCCGAACAGACGCTCTTCAAGGCAATGATATTTATTTTTCCAAATCCAGCGTCGGTGCTACAATTAATGCCCTGATGGCTGCAGTTTTAGCTAAAGGGAAAACAAGAATATTTAATGCTGCGATGGAACCGGAAGTAGATTCCACCGTTGACCTGCTAAATAAAATGGGTGCCAAAATAACAGGCAGAGAGACAACTACCCTGGAAATTGAAGGAGTGGCAGAACTTTTCCCGGTGGAAATGACAATTATTCCCGATAGAATTGAAGCAGGAACTTTTCTCATCGCTGGTGCTTTAAGTAATAATCCGGTTACAGTGGCTAATTGTGAACCGGCACATTTAAGTGCGGTCTTGAAAAAATTGCGGGAAGCCGGTTGTGAGATGGAAATGGAAGATAAAGCTATAACCGTTATACCGCCTGCTTCTATAAAACCTGTAAATTTAATGACCCTTCCTTATCCGGGCTTTCCTACGGATTTACAAGCCCAATTTACCGTCTTAATGTCCCTGGCAGAAGGGGTTAGCTTTATTGAGGATACCATCTTTCCGGAACGCTATATGCACATTGCGGAATTGAATCGTCTGCAGGCAAATATTAAAATTGATAGAAACATAGCTGCTGTGAGAGGGGTTAAAGAACTTAGCGGAGCGGAAGTTATGGCTACAGATCTGCGAGCAAGCGCAGCTCTTGTTTTAGCAGGAATGGTAGCAAAGGGAACTACCATCATCTCCAGAATCTATCATATTGACCGCGGCTATGAACAGATAGAAAAAAAACTAAATTCCATCGGAGCCAAAATTAACCGCGAGGAAGTTTCTTGA